AGCATTAGATGGAGAGGGGACAGACTTAAATACAATTTCAACGTACCATCCTCTATGGTGAGTTCAGATCTCAGTATATTATATTTCTCACTGAGCCTTCCCAATGCGGCAAAGATATCAGTTAGAGCGTGCCCCACACGTTTTAATAACAAGATGCTCACTTTATAAAACCTAAACAATTGATGCAGCATCATCAGTGTTTACTGAAGTTTGATAGAAACCTGTGAATTCATAAAAGTTAACACTGGGATCTTTTTCAGTAATACGGACTTCCAAGTGTTTTTAATTGCATTTATATCATCTCACTTGTTCCCCTCCTCGTTTGGTTTGACTTTTCTTCCTAGTCCTATCTTTGTGTACTGATCAAATGCCCAAGAACAAGCTGACAATTCCTTTGATCGAGTTTTTAAAAAGTATGTATCACCTTCACCTTTCCGCCACCTGTTGTGCCAATACTAACACAACTTACTTTAGACCGAATCTATCTCGGGGCATACGACCATACTCCTGATGATACTGCTCAGCTTGTGTACTTTACTGTCGAAGAAGCATTGCCTTATAATTCCTTCCACTTGGATTTCGGTCCTTTGAACATCGGTAGTCTCTACCGATTCGCTGTAATTTTGCATAATATCTTAAATGAAGAGGCCAACCAAGGCAAAGCCATTGTGTTCTATAGTACCACCGGTCCTAAAGAAAGAGCTAACGCGGCCTGCTTATTGTCTTGTTACATGGTATTGATCCAATCTTGGTCCCCACACCAGGTGCTCCAGCCCATAGCTCAAATTGACCCGCCCTTACAAGGATTCCGTGATGCAGGTTACTCTTCCGCCgattttgaaatcaccattcAAGACGTGGTTTATGGAATGTGGAGAGCAAAAGAGAGAGGCATGATTGACCTtacttccttcaacttggaagagtaCGAGCAATACGAGAGGGTTGACCAAGGGGATTTCAATATGGTATCGAAGGACTTTGTGGCTTTTGCATCACCTCAGCAAAATCATAGAAAGTCTGGTTCTTTAAATGAACCGTTCAAAAAAGTAttgaatttcttcttgaaaaatgaTGTTCAGTTGGCAGTCCGGTTAAACTCACATCTTTACGATGCCAACGAGTTTACCAAGAGAGGTATCCAGCATATTGATATGATCTTCGATGATGGAACCTGTCCAACATTGGAATATGTCCAAAAGTTCATTGGAGCTGCTGAATGCATAATAAACAGAGGTGGGAAAATTGCAGTCCATTGTAAGGCTGGTTTAGgtagaactggatgcttaATTGGTGCCCATTTAATTTACACCCACGGATTCACTGCAAATGAATGTATCGGATACATGAGAATGATTCGTCCTGGTATGGTTGTTGGTCCCCAGCAGCACTGGCTTTATTTGCATCAAAATGATTTCCGGGACTGGAGACACACCATGTGTTTGGACAACAGACCCGACAGTTTCATTGGTGGATTATTCCCGTTGGTGCCATACGATGAATTCAAGTCTAGAGTTAGACAAGAAGCCAAGCAGAgaaagttgcaaaatcaacaaagttTGAACTCTTCAGTTGGCCACATAGACTCCTCATTCCAAACCCCAAttagaagaagaaagatcaGTGGAGCATTAGCGGCCAAAATCCAAACGGCAGTCCCCCAAGAGTCACCTGGTCAACCAAGAAAGATCAATGAGGAAAACTCTGGCGTGGTTGAGATCTTCAATAACTCcgatgatgaagagtttATTGAACATCCCACTGACCACATGCAAGATGTCCAAGTCCCAAATAGGACTGGTACCGAGATCGAATTGTCTGCTAATGATATGAATGATGATATTAGAAGTTCTCCGAATAGAGATGCGTTGAGATCCATATCTGCCAACCAGCATTATCACACAGCCCTGCAAAtaaccaaaaccaccaccaaggcTAGAACCATCAGTGGGttctcatcatcaccccaaaaccaaacccaaacccaTTCATCTcccttgatcaagaacaaatcAAGATCACCTTCCAGAATTGGATCGGGAATCACCCAGTCAAGGTATGCCAACGCTAGTCCTGTTCGAGTGATTTCGAATGGAGGTGTAAGGAAAGTTAGTGGATCTAGAAAATACTAACCGGTCCTTTGCCTACCGCCATTTCCAATTCTCTATTGTATTACTTATTGTTATGTCACACGAAAAAAAGATCTTATAATTATACTAGCATAGACGTAAATATACTGACTATTCTTCATAAGCAGCTTCCACTACGTTGAAAGGTTCACCGTCTACGGCAAATGCAAGGATATCATAATCGTTGAATTCTATTGTTGACAAAATCGTATCATCCACTGTCACCCAGTCATTTGAATACGGTGAAGTTTTGTCCCTGGGAAGCCCAATAGCCAATTCACCCGCTTTGACTATTCTggtttgtggtggtggtgagTCTTTCATGATCGCGTCTTTAATATCGGTTTCCCCTgtttcctcttcttcgtctaTAAACTCAGACTTGGGAACTTTGATgtcgtcttcatcttccatcATGGGTTCATCTTCCGAGAGTGTCAACCCACctgagttgttgatgatatcgaGAAGGCGATTTTGGAGGGTTTGGaatgatttggtggaaaactcTATAGGAACCACATACGTGCTCTTGCCTCTTTTGAATTTCAATATGGTCACCTGCTTCCGTTTATCAACGAGTTTGGGAGGCTATATGTGTTAGAAATGAATATCAGAGCATTAGATACAATATACTTACCATCTTTAGATGATAATATACGGTCAAACTAAGCGCGAAAATAAATCTACCATTATATGATGAGCTTTCTACAGCACTCAAACCATGGGCCGGGAGTAAGGTCGTTGTATCGAGATCTTCTACGAAGCCACAAGAAAGTACTACAAGTAGTCGTTCCGAGTTCTCATGAGACCACATCCAAGTACATAAAACAACAGTTGGAAATTGCAAATACTAATCCCACGCAGTACTTGGAGAGCCTCTCACAGGAAATCAAGTCTAATATCAAACAAGAGTTTCGACTGGCACAAGCGTATACACGAGGCTCCGCTGTTGAATACAAACTCAAGACGGGCATCAACTTTGCGTCGTTACTCGAAAAGGTTTCCACAGATGATGGGTTTCTTGAGGTTTTACAATTGATTGAACTGCTCAAAGATGAGGAATACGAAAAGTCCGAAATAAAAGCACTGGCTTATCAGAATAGAGGGATCCACGAGTTCGATGGGAAAATCCCCCAACGTATCGAAAAGACTTTTGCATTTCCCTTGAACCCCATACAAACTCTCTTGACCTCAGATAGAGAAAAGCGGATCCAACATGAACTCACAAACAGTAAGGAGCATCGAAATAAGATCATCAGGCGATACTTGAAACATCTACAGATGTCACAAAGACTAGCGATTCCCCATTTGCTCCCCTACACGGCCATTGAACCTTTATCTGATCAAATTAAACTCTCgtccaagatcttcaagtccacTTCTATGAAGGCCATCACAGAGGCATATAACACAACACTAATAGAGGCCATACTCGTTCCCGAAATAGAGCACCAAGTCAACTATCACCACAAGGTGaaaccacttgaagaaatcgtcAATGAAAAGGGCCCCTTCAGAGTCCGTATAAGGTATACTAATGCTGGAACAATCCTGATTCCCTTTCTCAAGACTCAAACTCCAAGGCTTCAACCCATGAAGGAAGTGGGAATTGCTGTTAAGAACCTGGTCAGAGACGCGGAAATACGAAAGAATTGGGAGTCGACCACCTCCCCTTCTTCCAATGACAAAAAGACCACCGATGGAGCTTTTGAAATCGGATGGTACCGAGTGTACGGGCCCAAAGCGACCATGTTCTCGAAAGAGCACCACGCAGAACTCCACTCACAAGAAGCCTTGTGGGAGTTTTTGCTTGACCAGGAGCTCTTAAAgggagttgatgagaatggAGAGCTGGTGACGGTTGAGGAGGTCAGGTCAGATGTTTCTCAGATAAAAAAGTCATACACAGATTCGTGGTTGCAAACTCTAAATGAGGTTTCGGGGTACTTTGCTCTGAGGTGCGATC
Above is a window of Yamadazyma tenuis chromosome 1, complete sequence DNA encoding:
- the CDC14 gene encoding cell division control protein 14 (COG:V; EggNog:ENOG503NU1E; BUSCO:EOG09262E7I), whose protein sequence is MPKNKSTIPLIEFLKNRIYLGAYDHTPDDTAQLVYFTVEEALPYNSFHLDFGPLNIGSLYRFAVILHNILNEEANQGKAIVFYSTTGPKERANAACLLSCYMVLIQSWSPHQVLQPIAQIDPPLQGFRDAGYSSADFEITIQDVVYGMWRAKERGMIDLTSFNLEEYEQYERVDQGDFNMVSKDFVAFASPQQNHRKSGSLNEPFKKVLNFFLKNDVQLAVRLNSHLYDANEFTKRGIQHIDMIFDDGTCPTLEYVQKFIGAAECIINRGGKIAVHCKAGLGRTGCLIGAHLIYTHGFTANECIGYMRMIRPGMVVGPQQHWLYLHQNDFRDWRHTMCLDNRPDSFIGGLFPLVPYDEFKSRVRQEAKQRKLQNQQSLNSSVGHIDSSFQTPIRRRKISGALAAKIQTAVPQESPGQPRKINEENSGVVEIFNNSDDEEFIEHPTDHMQDVQVPNRTGTEIELSANDMNDDIRSSPNRDALRSISANQHYHTASQITKTTTKARTISGFSSSPQNQTQTHSSPLIKNKSRSPSRIGSGITQSRYANASPVRVISNGGVRKVSGSRKY
- a CDS encoding uncharacterized protein (EggNog:ENOG503PV7E) codes for the protein MGRDSHETTSKYIKQQLEIANTNPTQYLESLSQEIKSNIKQEFRSAQAYTRGSAVEYKLKTGINFASLLEKVSTDDGFLEVLQLIESLKDEEYEKSEIKASAYQNRGIHEFDGKIPQRIEKTFAFPLNPIQTLLTSDREKRIQHELTNSKEHRNKIIRRYLKHLQMSQRLAIPHLLPYTAIEPLSDQIKLSSKIFKSTSMKAITEAYNTTLIEAILVPEIEHQVNYHHKVKPLEEIVNEKGPFRVRIRYTNAGTISIPFLKTQTPRLQPMKEVGIAVKNSVRDAEIRKNWESTTSPSSNDKKTTDGAFEIGWYRVYGPKATMFSKEHHAELHSQEALWEFLLDQELLKGVDENGESVTVEEVRSDVSQIKKSYTDSWLQTLNEVSGYFASRCDQHYQKYGGRYINALFDEKIKWQNRMDETFEKKIRSYEQLINSLEVDRVTMHSDLVSPKSNGSSSDKQLVTNDKRVKKRRVGMGLHERRGLGKRLGDYMEENGVPCYKIGMKFDKKFRF
- a CDS encoding uncharacterized protein (EggNog:ENOG503PGRH) — translated: MPPKLVDKRKQVTILKFKRGKSTYVVPIEFSTKSFQTLQNRLLDIINNSGGLTLSEDEPMMEDEDDIKVPKSEFIDEEEETGETDIKDAIMKDSPPPQTRIVKAGELAIGLPRDKTSPYSNDWVTVDDTILSTIEFNDYDILAFAVDGEPFNVVEAAYEE